Proteins from a single region of Streptomyces sp. HUAS 15-9:
- a CDS encoding phosphatase PAP2 family protein → MSRKGVAELAGSVGLGAWTAFVVLTMVVVGSHGAPLFLDGDLLSWSLAHRPDVAVALARGVTATGTGIIPYALVVLAGLFVGRTPRRRLVAALSWAVCLGAGQAVRYGVMELVARARPPMADWQTHASDWAFPSGHATTSALTAGLVILAIWIRAPRGRTPICLAVGCWAALVGLTRVFLGVHWFTDVLGGWLFAVGWLGVCVCAAAWWLPAGLIADMTPHRDTADAPPEEHTPRGPGRR, encoded by the coding sequence ATGAGCCGCAAGGGCGTCGCGGAACTCGCGGGCAGTGTCGGGCTCGGTGCCTGGACGGCATTCGTGGTGCTGACCATGGTCGTCGTCGGCAGCCATGGGGCTCCGCTGTTCCTGGACGGGGACCTGCTGTCCTGGTCGCTCGCCCACCGGCCGGACGTCGCGGTGGCGTTGGCCCGTGGGGTGACGGCCACGGGGACGGGGATCATCCCGTACGCGCTGGTGGTACTGGCCGGACTGTTCGTGGGCCGCACACCGCGCCGGCGGCTGGTCGCGGCCCTGTCGTGGGCCGTCTGCCTCGGTGCCGGTCAGGCCGTGCGGTACGGCGTGATGGAACTGGTCGCCAGGGCCCGCCCGCCGATGGCCGACTGGCAGACGCACGCCTCGGACTGGGCGTTTCCGTCCGGGCATGCCACCACGTCGGCGCTCACGGCCGGGTTGGTGATCCTCGCGATCTGGATACGCGCCCCGCGCGGCCGGACACCGATCTGCCTCGCCGTGGGCTGCTGGGCCGCGTTGGTCGGGCTGACCCGGGTCTTTCTCGGCGTGCACTGGTTCACCGACGTACTGGGCGGCTGGCTGTTCGCCGTGGGCTGGCTCGGGGTCTGCGTATGCGCGGCGGCCTGGTGGCTCCCCGCGGGGCTCATCGCGGACATGACCCCGCACCGGGATACGGCCGATGCGCCGCCGGAGGAGCACACACCCCGAGGTCCGGGTCGTCGATGA